Proteins co-encoded in one Flavobacteriaceae bacterium MAR_2009_75 genomic window:
- a CDS encoding CBS domain containing-hemolysin-like protein, which translates to MGLLIFYAVISIFFSFLCSVLEAVLLSITPTFINVKKKEGKAYAIVLEELKQDVDKPLIAILTLNTVAHTVGAILVGVQAKVAYAQIYGTTERTVLGIQFTEDLMVGLVSTVMTILILVASEIIPKTIGATYWRSLANFTSKTLRIMVLALKYTGLLWLLQLFTKLVGGKGHEGSVLSREDFTAMTDIAHEEGVFEKSESTIIKNLLRFDEVLVKDIMTPRAVMKIASEKKTISEFFEANPKMRFSRIPVHGEKMDHIDGFVLKDNILEEMVNENGQVPLSEIKRDILVTERNTPIPKLFETLIAKREHIALVVDEYGSVSGLVTMEDVIETLLGLEIMDESDSVADLQDLARKNWENRAQRVGILDQKTKKK; encoded by the coding sequence ATGGGTCTGCTAATTTTTTACGCCGTTATATCCATTTTTTTCTCCTTTCTGTGTTCTGTATTGGAGGCCGTTCTTTTAAGTATTACACCAACCTTCATCAATGTAAAAAAGAAGGAAGGTAAGGCTTATGCCATAGTTCTTGAAGAATTAAAACAAGACGTAGACAAGCCGTTAATAGCTATTCTAACTCTGAATACTGTCGCCCATACTGTAGGGGCTATTTTAGTTGGGGTTCAGGCAAAGGTGGCATATGCACAAATATATGGTACGACCGAAAGAACAGTGCTAGGTATTCAGTTCACTGAAGATTTAATGGTGGGGCTAGTTTCTACCGTAATGACCATTTTAATTTTGGTTGCCTCTGAAATCATACCTAAGACCATTGGTGCGACCTATTGGAGATCGTTGGCGAACTTCACCTCTAAAACTTTAAGAATTATGGTACTTGCCCTTAAATACACAGGGCTACTTTGGCTTTTACAGTTGTTCACGAAACTGGTAGGTGGCAAAGGGCACGAAGGCAGTGTGTTAAGTCGTGAAGATTTTACCGCCATGACCGATATTGCACATGAAGAAGGAGTTTTCGAAAAATCAGAATCTACCATTATCAAAAATCTGCTACGTTTTGACGAGGTCTTGGTAAAAGACATTATGACCCCAAGGGCCGTGATGAAAATTGCTTCTGAAAAGAAAACGATTAGTGAATTTTTTGAGGCCAATCCGAAAATGCGCTTTTCGCGGATACCGGTACACGGAGAAAAAATGGATCATATAGATGGTTTTGTTCTAAAAGACAATATACTCGAAGAAATGGTCAATGAAAATGGCCAAGTACCACTTTCTGAAATCAAGCGTGATATATTGGTGACCGAAAGAAATACTCCCATACCCAAATTGTTCGAAACCTTGATTGCAAAACGCGAACATATCGCCTTGGTAGTCGATGAGTACGGTTCGGTTAGTGGACTTGTTACTATGGAAGATGTTATCGAAACCTTGCTAGGCCTCGAAATTATGGATGAGAGCGATAGTGTGGCCGATTTACAAGACCTTGCCAGAAAAAATTGGGAAAACCGAGCACAGCGCGTTGGTATTCTTGACCAAAAAACAAAGAAGAAATAA
- a CDS encoding FKBP-type peptidyl-prolyl cis-trans isomerase FkpA yields the protein MRMKLKKYDVTLFFFIFTPNYAMKYFLIPLMFVSLVSCLDDNNANPEPAEAIDYSAQNEEDIQIYLEENDLQAQISETGLHYIINEQGTGEQPTSSSDVTVAYKGYFLNESVFDESDSNGITFNLQQVIAGWTEGMTYFKEGGNGLLLVPAHLAYGSFDYNGIPGGSVLIFEVNLIDVN from the coding sequence ATGAGGATGAAATTAAAAAAGTATGATGTAACCCTCTTCTTTTTTATATTTACACCAAATTATGCTATGAAATATTTTTTAATTCCCCTGATGTTCGTTTCTCTAGTTTCATGTTTAGACGACAACAATGCGAACCCTGAACCTGCCGAGGCTATCGATTATAGTGCTCAAAACGAAGAAGACATTCAGATCTACCTTGAAGAGAACGATTTACAGGCTCAGATCAGCGAGACCGGACTACATTACATTATTAATGAACAGGGCACCGGTGAACAGCCAACAAGCTCTTCAGATGTTACAGTAGCCTATAAAGGCTATTTTTTAAATGAATCTGTTTTTGACGAAAGTGACTCTAACGGTATCACTTTTAATCTTCAACAGGTAATTGCAGGTTGGACAGAAGGAATGACTTATTTCAAAGAAGGTGGCAACGGACTGCTTTTAGTGCCGGCCCACCTTGCCTACGGCAGCTTCGACTATAACGGTATACCCGGCGGTTCGGTTCTTATCTTTGAGGTCAATCTAATCGATGTGAACTAG
- a CDS encoding Endonuclease/Exonuclease/phosphatase family protein: MIFSFRKKKKKESTLNTVAFYNLENLFDTHNDNYTLDEDFTPQGAKRWTPKRYKSKLKKIAKTVARLGEGETSSPPVIVGVAEVENKKVVQDLIAIDPLHKIDYGCVHYDSPDERGIDCALIYHRKHFIVEHSEPINLLVYQEDGTLDATRDILYVKGLLNKEPVHIFINHWPSRRDGDVQTEYKRIKAAETLLNFMSKIEETDPNPNYIVMGDFNDDPKSKSIKTLMENKGLYNPMEKLLTPERGSASYKRAWLLFDQIMISHSFLNFEKRTHSFAHANIFDEHFLKEYKGKYKGSPYRTYAGKKYLGGYSDHFPVYIQLRYNS; the protein is encoded by the coding sequence ATGATTTTTTCGTTCCGAAAGAAAAAAAAGAAAGAAAGTACCCTCAATACCGTCGCATTTTACAATCTAGAAAATCTTTTCGATACACATAACGATAATTATACATTAGATGAGGATTTCACACCGCAGGGGGCAAAAAGATGGACACCCAAACGGTATAAGAGCAAACTTAAAAAAATAGCCAAAACCGTTGCCCGCTTAGGTGAGGGAGAGACGAGCAGCCCACCGGTCATAGTTGGTGTGGCCGAGGTTGAGAACAAAAAAGTTGTACAAGACTTAATCGCCATTGATCCTCTGCATAAAATTGATTATGGATGCGTTCACTATGATTCACCAGATGAGCGAGGTATTGATTGTGCTCTCATCTACCACCGCAAGCATTTTATTGTTGAGCATTCTGAACCAATTAATTTGTTGGTTTATCAAGAGGATGGCACCCTCGATGCCACACGCGACATTCTCTATGTCAAAGGTCTACTGAATAAAGAACCGGTACATATTTTTATCAATCACTGGCCTTCGCGAAGAGATGGAGACGTACAGACCGAATATAAACGCATAAAGGCTGCGGAGACCCTGCTTAATTTTATGTCAAAGATCGAAGAGACGGATCCCAACCCGAATTATATCGTAATGGGAGATTTTAACGATGACCCCAAATCGAAAAGTATAAAAACACTGATGGAAAATAAAGGGCTCTATAATCCTATGGAAAAACTATTAACCCCTGAAAGAGGCAGCGCAAGCTATAAGAGGGCATGGTTACTTTTTGATCAAATCATGATTTCACATAGCTTTTTAAATTTTGAAAAGCGTACTCATAGTTTTGCCCATGCGAATATTTTCGATGAGCATTTTCTGAAAGAATATAAAGGCAAATACAAGGGTTCGCCCTACCGCACTTACGCCGGAAAAAAGTATTTAGGGGGGTATAGCGACCATTTTCCGGTCTATATACAACTCAGGTACAATTCTTAA
- a CDS encoding methylated-DNA-[protein]-cysteine S-methyltransferase has protein sequence MDVAYVQTPLGMAKLEGDSEGVSSILVLDDTDILPSQQVPHTLKNAVGQLAEYFNGGRTEFTLKLNPQGTDFQKRVWNALTKIPFGKTVSYLGLSKTLGDVKAIRAVASANGKNPLWIIVPCHRVIGSDGSLTGYAGGLPRKKWLLEHENPVKQQSLF, from the coding sequence GTGGATGTCGCGTATGTGCAAACGCCCCTGGGCATGGCCAAATTAGAAGGAGATTCTGAAGGTGTTTCGTCGATACTAGTTTTAGATGATACCGATATTTTACCTTCACAGCAGGTGCCCCATACACTCAAAAATGCCGTTGGTCAATTGGCCGAATATTTCAATGGCGGTCGTACAGAATTTACTCTAAAGTTAAATCCACAGGGAACAGATTTTCAAAAACGGGTGTGGAATGCCTTAACAAAAATTCCCTTTGGTAAAACGGTCTCTTATTTAGGTCTTTCAAAAACCCTGGGTGATGTGAAGGCCATTCGTGCCGTAGCATCGGCAAACGGGAAGAATCCACTTTGGATTATCGTACCCTGTCATAGGGTCATCGGCAGCGACGGTTCGCTAACAGGTTATGCTGGGGGTCTACCCCGTAAAAAATGGTTGTTGGAGCATGAAAATCCCGTAAAACAACAAAGCCTGTTTTAA